The Anaerolineae bacterium genome includes the window TGCCACAGAAAAGGCCACGGTCAAATACATTCCGGGCGCGGTGACGCGCGCCGAGATAGTGGCTGCGGTGCAACGCGCCGGTTATGGCGTGGTTCAAGTTGACTCTGAGGCAGAACTGGTTGACGCCGAAAAAGCCGCCCGCGAGCGTGAAATCAAAAACCAGACCCGCAAGCTGTGGGTGGGCGTTGCCTTTACCTTACCCCTGTTTATCCTCAGTATGGCCCGCGATTTTGGCCTGCTGGGGATGTGGGCGCACGCGCCATGGGTCAACTATCTATTTTTGGCCCTGGCCACGCCGGTGCAATTTTACACCGGCTGGGATTATTACCTGGGCGCATATAAAAGCTTGCGCAATAAATCGGCCAATATGGACGTGCTGGTGGCGTTGGGATCGTCGGTGGCTTACTTTTACTCCCTGGTGGTGCTGGCGGGCTTGATGGGCGGGCACGTTTACTTTGAAACCTCGGCGGCCATCATTACCCTGATCAAAGTGGGCAAACTTTTGGAAGCGCGAGCCAAGGGCAAAACCAGCGAGGCCATTAAAGCCTTAATGGGCCTGCAAGCCAAAACCGCCCGCGTGGAACGCAACGGCGTGGAAATGGATATTCCCACCGGCCAGGTGCAAGCCGGCGATATTGTGATTGTCCGGCCCGGCGAAAAAGCGCCGGTGGACGGGGTGGTGATTAGCGGCCACTCTGCCGTGGACGAGTCGTTGTTGACCGGCGAGAGTTTGCCGGTGGACAAAAAAGTGGGCGCCGCAGTGATTGGGGCCACCCTCAATAAACAGGGGCTGCTCAAAATTGAAGCCACCCGCGTGGGCCGCGAAACCGCCCTGGCCCAAATTGTGCGGCTGGTGGAAGAAGCGCAAGGCTCCAAAGCCCCCATCCAGGCCCTGGCCGATAGGGTATCGGCTGTGTTTGTGCCCGCCGTTATTGGCCTGGCCGTTTTTACCTTTATCATCTGGCTGGCGCTAACGGGCGATTTTACCGCCGCCCTGGTGCGGCTGGTGGCCGTGCTGGTGATCGCCTGCCCCTGCGCCCTGGGCCTGGCCACACCCACGGCCATTGTAGTGGGGATGGGCAAAGGAGCCGGGCAAGGCATTCTCTTCCGCAGCAGCGCGGCCCTGGAACGCGCCCACGCCTTGCAGGCCATTGTGCTAGACAAAACCGGCACCATCACCAGGGGCCAACCCAATGTAACGGATATAATGGTGAATGATGAATTATTAATGGCTAAGGAAAAATTAAAAGTTAAAAATTCACAATTCACAATTCACAATTCACAATTAGAAATTCTCCAATTGGCGGCGTCGGCGGAGCGCGGCTCCGAACATCCGTTGGGTGAAGCCATTGTGCGGGCGGCCCAGCAGCAGGGCCTTAGCTTGAGCGAACCCGCCGCCTTTGAGGCCATTGCCGGGCATGGCGTGTCGGCCAAAGTGGACGGACGCCGGGTGTTGTTGGGCAATTTGCGGTTGATGCAACGGGAAGGCATTGCGCTTAACGGGTTGGAAGAACAGGCTCAAACATTGCAGGGCCAGGCCAAAACCGCCATGTGGGTGGCCGTTGACGGGCAGGCCGCGGCGATTATAGGCATTGCCGACACCATTAAAGACGGCTCCAAAGAAGCGATTGCCGAAATGAAAAAGTTGGGCCTCCAGGTGGTCATGATCACCGGCGACAACCAGGCCACGGCCCGGGCCATTGCCGCCGAAGCCGGCCTGGAGCGCGTGCTGGCCGAAGTGCTGCCCGGCGACAAGTCGGCCAATGTGGCCCAGTTGCAGGCCGAAGGTTTGGTTACCGGCATGGTGGGCGACGGCATTAACGACGCGCCCGCCCTGGCCCAAAGCGACGTGGGCCTGGCGATTGGCACCGGCGCGGATGTGGCCATGGAGGCGGCCGAAGTTACCCTCATTAGCGGCGATTTGCGCGGCGTGCCCAAGGCCATTCGCCTGAGCCGGGCCACCATGCGCACCATCAAACAGAATCTCTTTTGGGCCTTTGCCTACAACGTGCTGCTCATCCCGGTGGCGGCGGGCATTTTGGCCGTTTTCCCTCACTGGCCCGTTTACCTGCGCGAGCTGCATCCTATTGCGGCTGCTTTGGCCATGGCCTTCAGTTCGGTGACCGTGGTCACTAACAGTTTGCGGCTGCGGCGAGCCAAAGTTTAGACAAACAAGGAAAAAACGATGACGATTGATTATGGCCTACGGACTATCCTGAATATACCTTACGAAGAAGCAATTGAAAAAGCAACTGCTGCTTTGAAAGAAGAAGGCTTTGGTGTATTAACTGAAATTGACGTAAAAGCCACGCTCAAAAAGAAACTGGACGCCGATTTTCGGCGCTACGTTATCCTGGGCGCGTGCAATCCTCCCCTGGCCTACCGGGCGCTTTCCCATGAGTTGGAAATTGGTTTGCTGCTACCCTGCAACGTGATTGTGTATGAAACAGACGATGCCCGGACCGTGGTTTCCATTGTCAACCCCATGGCCATGCTGGGCGTGGTGGAAAATGAAGCCCTGCAAAAAGTGGCCCATGAGGCCCAGGCCCGGTTGAGCCGCGTAATCCAAACCCTGGCTCAGAATTAATGGCTTGAAAGTTCGGCTTCCCCTTACTTGGCCGAATAGGGGGCCGACATGATCCCGCCAATATTATCCCTGGCGGTGGCCGTGCCCGCCGCGTCGCCGACGCCGCTTAAGGTAACCGTGCAACTTCCGGCGCAGTTTGTGGTAACCGGGTCAGCGTTTTGGGAGTCGGTTACCGTAACCGAGGCATTTTTTGAAACGGTTATGGTGACCACTACGTCATTGCCATGCCCGCCGCCGGTTCGCGCTGCATTAACAGAGGTAATGGCCCCACAACTACCCGGTTGCAGCGTATTGGCCACCTGGCAATAAACTTCGCTAATGGTGGGGCCAAGCACCAGTAAGACGGCAATCACCACAATTGCCACCAAAACCAGAATTAAGGCATATTCCACCAAGCCTTGTCCCCGTTCAGTGAAACTTTTATTGAATAATGAAAGCATGATAATGTCTCCTTTTAGCAGATTTGAATAAATATAAAAAATAAAGCCATTTGACATATATAAAAAAGGGGCAAATGATTCCACATTGCCCCTTTTTGCTGTTCAACTATAAAGAATCAAGACTATGGCAGTACGTCCATCATACTATAGGCCCAGTCATTACCCACACAAGCGTTGGCAATGATCTCGGTTTGGCCCGAACCGTCCCCCTTCATTTTCCAGATACCCCAACTGCCGGTACGGGCGCTGCGAAAGATAAGGTCGCCGTTGGGCGCGTAGGTGGCTAAGGTGTCGTGGCCCGGCGCATCGGTCAGGCGGCGTAAATTGCTGCCGTCAACGTTGATTGCGTAAATATCTACATTGCCTTCTACATCACGGCTAAAGGCAATGGTATCGCCGTCGGGCGACCAGGCCGGGAACGAGTCGGTGCCATTTTCCGTAAGTCGGGTGGGGTCAGAGTCATCGCGGTTGGAAATCCAGATGCCCACCTGCCCGTTTCGTCCCGAACGGTACACGATTTTCCGGCTGTCGGGCGACCAATCGGCTTGTTCGCCCGGAATTTCATAGCGAAATTGCTGGTTGGCCGCCGTGCCCAAAAAATAGAGGCGGTAGTCGCCGCCGGGTTTGGCGTCGTAAGCCACCATGCTGCCGTCCGGCGAAACCCTGGCCCAGCGGGCCGTGCCTTGTTTCCAATCAAGGCTCTGGAACATATTCAACTGCTCAATGCCGGTGGGCAAGGGGTAGGCGGTCATGGCCACCAGGCCGCTGCTGATGCCGTCAAACACGTATTCCAAACCGTTTCGCATTTGCCGGTCAACCCCTCCTTCGCCAAAGAAAAAGATCATCGCCCCGTCAGGCGTCCACGACGGCCCCGCGCCGCGGGTGACAATGAGTTGTTCATGCCGGCCGTTTGTATCCGCCACATAAATATCGTGATGGTCGCCGTCACATTTGGGATAGACCAGTTGGTAGACGCCGGCGGGGCTACCGGCCGTTTCAGCCGGGGGGAGAACATCTTCAATGATAAAAACGCCCAGGGATTGCAATTTGTCTTCCACATAAATTTCTAAAAGCCAATCGCCGGCCGGCAGCGGTTTAAGGCCGTTGTCAATAAAATAATCAAACGTGCCGCTTTCGGGGCCGGTCCAGGCCGTGGCGCTGCGGGCCACTTCCGTTTCGTTCAAGTACCACACCCGTTCCCAGGTATAGGCCGTTGACATCCCGCTGTAGTCAAAAATGGCGTGAATTTGAGTAATGCCTGCCGTAAATAACAGGTCGGGATCAATGGGTTCCCGCAGTTCGGTGGCGCCCAGGGCAAAGGTGATCTGGCCGATTTCCGGCTCCGGCCCAACCGGCGAGTCGGCGGGAATCGAGTCGCCCGCCCTGACCCCCTCGGTATCATCTTGGGCAAGAGGCTCGGCGGTGTTTTCAGGAGCAAGGGTGGCGGCGGGCGCAAGCGTGGGTGTTGTTGAGGCCGGAACTTCTACCGGCTCTGTGGCCTGGGCGATGGCCTCACTTGCCTGCTCACGAGTCAAAATAGAAGCAGGGCCGCAGCCAATAATGAGTACGGCCCAGAGCAGTAAACCATAGCCAAATACCGTGAACAGTTGAGGAGCGCGCCGGAGTCTATATGGTAAAGCGGCTCTATCTTCATAGGGAGAAAAGGTTTGGTCAAGGTTGTTCATCTGCCGGTCCTATAGTTATTCAGATAATATTTTGGGGTAGAGACAGGACATTGTCCTGTCTCTACCCGACCACAACTCAAAATCTTTTTCTGAACGTCTATATCAAGTTTTAAAGATAAAGCAGTAACTTCTCTGGGCCAAGTTGGTTGAGCTTGTCGAAACCAACGGCCTTCGACAATCTCAGGTCTTGTTTTCCCCAGAATTTTGAGAAGATACATGGAATGTTAAAAAATCCTACACGTTGAGGTAGGATTTTTTATTTTGTTCAAGGTTAAAGTTTTAGCCAACTATTTATTGTTGCCCTTGCCTCCGGCGTTACCGTTGCCGTTGCCTCCGGCATTTCCGTTACCATTTCCGTTGCCGCCGGCATTGCCGCGGTTGCCGTTGCCGCCGCCATTGCCGGCGTTGCCGTTGCCTCCGCCGTTGCCGTTGCCGCCGCCCACTAGATCAGAGGCATCATTTTTCTTATTCTGACCCGGCGGGCCGTTGCCGGGGTTGTCTTGAGATTGGACAGTATCATCATCACCTGTTTGATCACGGTTGCGGTTGCCGTTCCCCGGGTGAAGCCCGTTCTCTCTTAAAACATTGCCCCAGCCTGATTCATGGGCCATATCCAGTAATTCATCCGGGGCCATACCTAAACTGTCGGCAAAGAAGTAGGCTCTGGTAATGTTGCCAAAACCATTTCCGGCTTCGTGCAAAGCCATAATCTCTTCATACATTTCTTCATATGAGGCGTTTTCAGAAAAAGAAGAAAAATATTCCGCCAGGGCGCTGCCGACAGGATGTTGTCTCCCGGTTGGATCAGGCGTGGCGTTTGGATCGGGCGTGGCGCTTGGGTCAGGCGTAGCCGGATCACTATTTTTCCCGGACATGACTGAACCAAGGTTTGGCTTGCCAGTTGGCTCATCCAGGTCAAACGATTCGCCCAAGGTGGAGCCATCGTCTGTTGGGGTTTGCCGCGGCGGCGCTGCCTGGGCCACAAAAACAATACTTAATAAGAGCATAAGGGTTAAGGAAAAACTGATACTGCTTTTGGAAAACATTTTATACCTCCATCGAAAAATCATGAATAATGAATTATTAATGGCAAAGGGTAAATGAACACATCCATACGGATAACGGGCCTACAACGTCCCAAACAGGGCTGGTAACTATGGTTGCTCTGAGGCCAAAGGCCGAAGAATCTCTATGTGGCCTAACATTGTGTCGGCTTTGATATGGTTCATGGAGATTCTTCGCTCGTTCCTCGCTCAGAATGACATGACCGGAATAAATACCGGAGCTGTAACTCAAGCCGGTTGAATACAACGGCTCAATTTGGGCTTAAACACCTCTTCGGCGGGACAAACTTCTTCCAAAATCGTCACATGCCACCCCTGACAAACGGGACAGCACCACCAAACGCCTTTGTTCCCGTGGATAGAAAAATGTATCACGCCGTTGCCCAACACCTGCTCGCCTGTAGCCGGACAATGTTCTAAGATTTGAAAATTTTGTACTTTCATCAGATCACCTTTCATTTCTGGCTCCTCAATTTTGGCCTGGGGTTAGGGTTTACCGCCACCCTTGTCGTTGCTTTTACCCCCACCGCCGTTGTCTTTGCCACCCTGGCCGCCGTTGTCTTGACCCCCGCCAACGCCACTGCTGCTGCCGGGATTATCTTCATCAACGCCATCCGGGTCGTTGCCGTGGCCCCGGTCGTGGTCGCCCTGGTCAGGGCCGTCGTCTCCTGGGGTGTCATTACTGCCGCTCCCCCCATCGTCATTACTATCGGGAGAACCACTATCATCGCCGCCGCTCACCACGTCAAGATTATCCGGCGTTGGGGTGGGGGTAGGGGTTGGGAGCGAAGTTGGCGACGGCAAAGGAATGGTATCGCCGCTCTTTCCCGGCAAGGTGTCGCCCAAAGACGGGGCCGGCGCCGGAACCGTGTCGCCCAGAGAAGAAGGCGTGGGAGGAAGAGGATTCATTTTGGGAGTTGATACCGGGGCAGCGGTAACTGAAGCAGGTACTTTGGGAATTTCCGGCGCAATCAAAGTGGGCAAGGGAGTGGCTGAGGGAACCACCAATTCATCCTGAGGATTAATGAGCGAATCGCCCACAAACATAGAACCGATCAGCATAACCAGGCCAAGACCAATAATCGTGCCAATAATTACAGCAACGGCCAAAAACATGCCCTTAGACATGCCCCAAACCCTTGCCGGAGGCAATGCCTTAGGCCCAAACCAATGGGCCAATTGCCCTTGAAAAGCAGCCTGCGCAGCCGGACCGGCCGCAAAACTTACTTGCGAAAACTGCTGTCCCAATTTAAAAATTTCAGATAACTCCTCTACAGGGGAAGCAATTTGGACCTCGCCCGCCAGCATGCGATCAATTTGGGCTGAGAAGAGATCGGCTAGTTGTTGCTCATTCATCATACCGTCTCCTCTAACTGCTTTTGCAAACGACGCATCGCCCGCAACAAAACCACACTCACCGTCTTTTCCTTCAAATCCATAATTTGGCCGATTTCTTGATTGTTCAACCGGCTGCCAAACTTGAGACTGATCACCGTCTGGTCGCGTTCGCTTAATTGGGCTAAACCTTGTAACAACCGGGCCACCGATTCTTGCCGTATCACTTGCGTTTCGGGCGAGGCTTCGGGCGTTACCAGGTCGTTGGGCATTTCACCGTCCGCTTCCCACTTTGAGCGGCGCTCGCGGGCGCGATAGTAATTGGCCAACTCGTTGTGGGCAATCCGAAAAAGCCAGGTAGAAAAGGCTCCTTTTTGCGCCTCAAACTGCTCCCGGTGCGTATAGGCCTTTTCAAAAACAACGCCAAGCAAGTCCTCCGCATCTTCCAGCGCTCCAACCCGATAACGTAAGTAGTTGTAAACACGCGGATAGTAACGCTGAAAGAGTTCGGCAAAATCAAGCGCCGAAACGGTATTATCTGTATCTTCTTGAGCAATCGTTCCCAGAATAAGGGCTAATAAGAATTCCATTTTACGCCTGGGCCCAGGCGAACGGCGCTTTCTTTTATAGATATATACACCGCGCCCGATAATTTACTACACTTTACCCCAGATTATCTTAAAATTCGCTCATTGAAAATCCCTAAAAGGTACGGGAAGCCCGAAGCAAAAACTACAATCATTTTGCAGATGGTTGACATACCTCGTGTTTCGATGTATAATACCTTTAATTACGATGCATCGGACTTAAAAATTTATTGACCAGGAGCTAAACATGAATATGAAAGGCAGTTTACCGTTACTTATCCTGAATGAGCTTTCGGTGAAACCGGGGCACGGGTACTATTTGGCCAAACAAATTCGACAGAAGTCTAAAGGAGTGTTGGATTTTGCCGAAGGCACGCTGTACCCTACCCTGCACAATATGGAAAAACAGGGCTTTATTGAGGCGTTTGAGCAAGAAGAAAAAGGCCGACCCCGTCGTTATTACCATTTAACGGCCAGGGGCCGCACCGCATTGGCTCAAGAACGAGCGGAATGGGAACAATTCAGCGCGAGCGTTAACGCCGTTTTAGGAGGTGTCTCATGACCACGTCCCTTCCTCCCGATTTGAGTCGCTGGCTCGAGACCGTCACCCAACAGTTACCGGCCCAAGCAGCCGCCTATACCCGCGATGAGTTGACGGCCCATTATGAAGACGCCCTGGCCGATTACCTGGCCGCAGGCCTGACCCCGGACG containing:
- a CDS encoding PD40 domain-containing protein, whose product is MNNLDQTFSPYEDRAALPYRLRRAPQLFTVFGYGLLLWAVLIIGCGPASILTREQASEAIAQATEPVEVPASTTPTLAPAATLAPENTAEPLAQDDTEGVRAGDSIPADSPVGPEPEIGQITFALGATELREPIDPDLLFTAGITQIHAIFDYSGMSTAYTWERVWYLNETEVARSATAWTGPESGTFDYFIDNGLKPLPAGDWLLEIYVEDKLQSLGVFIIEDVLPPAETAGSPAGVYQLVYPKCDGDHHDIYVADTNGRHEQLIVTRGAGPSWTPDGAMIFFFGEGGVDRQMRNGLEYVFDGISSGLVAMTAYPLPTGIEQLNMFQSLDWKQGTARWARVSPDGSMVAYDAKPGGDYRLYFLGTAANQQFRYEIPGEQADWSPDSRKIVYRSGRNGQVGIWISNRDDSDPTRLTENGTDSFPAWSPDGDTIAFSRDVEGNVDIYAINVDGSNLRRLTDAPGHDTLATYAPNGDLIFRSARTGSWGIWKMKGDGSGQTEIIANACVGNDWAYSMMDVLP
- a CDS encoding PadR family transcriptional regulator; the encoded protein is MNMKGSLPLLILNELSVKPGHGYYLAKQIRQKSKGVLDFAEGTLYPTLHNMEKQGFIEAFEQEEKGRPRRYYHLTARGRTALAQERAEWEQFSASVNAVLGGVS
- a CDS encoding sigma-70 family RNA polymerase sigma factor, which codes for MEFLLALILGTIAQEDTDNTVSALDFAELFQRYYPRVYNYLRYRVGALEDAEDLLGVVFEKAYTHREQFEAQKGAFSTWLFRIAHNELANYYRARERRSKWEADGEMPNDLVTPEASPETQVIRQESVARLLQGLAQLSERDQTVISLKFGSRLNNQEIGQIMDLKEKTVSVVLLRAMRRLQKQLEETV
- a CDS encoding DUF302 domain-containing protein codes for the protein MTIDYGLRTILNIPYEEAIEKATAALKEEGFGVLTEIDVKATLKKKLDADFRRYVILGACNPPLAYRALSHELEIGLLLPCNVIVYETDDARTVVSIVNPMAMLGVVENEALQKVAHEAQARLSRVIQTLAQN
- a CDS encoding copper-translocating P-type ATPase; translation: MMAKQQLTMPVLGMTCANCVAAVERNTKKVAGVTEAVVNFGTEKVTVTYDPAQANPQAIIDRITRAGYEVPAATLELPLTGMTCANCAATVERTLNKKVPGILEASVNFATEKATVKYIPGAVTRAEIVAAVQRAGYGVVQVDSEAELVDAEKAAREREIKNQTRKLWVGVAFTLPLFILSMARDFGLLGMWAHAPWVNYLFLALATPVQFYTGWDYYLGAYKSLRNKSANMDVLVALGSSVAYFYSLVVLAGLMGGHVYFETSAAIITLIKVGKLLEARAKGKTSEAIKALMGLQAKTARVERNGVEMDIPTGQVQAGDIVIVRPGEKAPVDGVVISGHSAVDESLLTGESLPVDKKVGAAVIGATLNKQGLLKIEATRVGRETALAQIVRLVEEAQGSKAPIQALADRVSAVFVPAVIGLAVFTFIIWLALTGDFTAALVRLVAVLVIACPCALGLATPTAIVVGMGKGAGQGILFRSSAALERAHALQAIVLDKTGTITRGQPNVTDIMVNDELLMAKEKLKVKNSQFTIHNSQLEILQLAASAERGSEHPLGEAIVRAAQQQGLSLSEPAAFEAIAGHGVSAKVDGRRVLLGNLRLMQREGIALNGLEEQAQTLQGQAKTAMWVAVDGQAAAIIGIADTIKDGSKEAIAEMKKLGLQVVMITGDNQATARAIAAEAGLERVLAEVLPGDKSANVAQLQAEGLVTGMVGDGINDAPALAQSDVGLAIGTGADVAMEAAEVTLISGDLRGVPKAIRLSRATMRTIKQNLFWAFAYNVLLIPVAAGILAVFPHWPVYLRELHPIAAALAMAFSSVTVVTNSLRLRRAKV